The Streptomyces sp. NBC_01275 genome has a segment encoding these proteins:
- a CDS encoding SpoIIE family protein phosphatase: MSADAFGAIVGYDTYGKTVRMIIMGVTFDRLVPGPPGADKNTSAVVVMTDPSGRVTCCSPAAQRLLGYAPAEVIGRPVAELLSEDGTRFRDREGRGLSAEARLGLLQDGEREVGFALTAVTTERTGVVTENADARKEEALMRREFDQYPTALVIYDRDGRLLRINEKMAEVIGRPEDEVRGLHLTEFLQGPTFEEAERRVLRVAKTGEPDYMEHEVSTPPGSKAHPWVAQFFPLKDAAGEVSAVSLAVYDYTQQHYSRQRLQLLSEARTRIGTTLDVAGTARELAEVAVPRFADFVTVDLFDAVFQGEQPGPVLAGRGAALRRAANRSVYEWAGEAALSVGQSQVHLSSSPVTRSVITGRAELHGITDPEIVGWLADDPVRADLCRRYGAHSLITVPIRARGTTLGTVLFLRHAACPEPFSLEDLAFAEDLVARVALHVDNARRYTRERGIALALQRALLPPSPIPHAAVEMAARYLPAGGDAEVGGDWFDVIPLPGARIGLAVGDVVGHGINAAATMGRLRTAVRTLADVDLPPDELLTHLDDMVTHAAYEREAESSKSVGDMGESSGDVGASCLYAIYDPVSRTFSMSRAGHPAPILVHPDGTPRVLDLPAGPPLGLGSLPFEATDITVPEGSLLAVFTDGLLETREHDIDERLDTLCRVLARRVPTLEALCDTVLETLRTESQADDIALLIARTRALHQDHVASWEIPGDPAAVAEARKHASDCLTAWGLQESAFVTELVVSELVTNAIRHAADPIRLRLIKDQSLICEVSDGSSTSPHLRRARLSDEGGRGLFLVAECTERWGTRHTRDGKIIWAEQRLVPSPV; encoded by the coding sequence TTGTCGGCAGACGCGTTCGGGGCCATCGTAGGCTATGACACTTACGGCAAAACGGTCAGGATGATCATCATGGGTGTCACATTCGATCGGCTCGTTCCTGGACCGCCTGGCGCCGACAAAAACACGTCCGCCGTCGTCGTCATGACGGACCCGAGCGGCCGCGTGACCTGTTGCAGCCCCGCGGCGCAGCGACTGCTCGGATACGCCCCTGCGGAAGTCATCGGCAGGCCCGTGGCCGAGTTGCTCTCCGAGGACGGCACGCGATTTCGTGACCGGGAGGGACGGGGGCTCAGTGCGGAGGCGCGTCTGGGTTTGCTGCAGGACGGTGAGCGGGAGGTCGGTTTTGCACTCACAGCCGTGACCACCGAGCGAACCGGCGTGGTGACGGAGAATGCTGATGCCCGCAAGGAAGAAGCCCTCATGCGGCGGGAGTTCGACCAGTACCCCACCGCTCTGGTGATCTACGATCGGGATGGTCGGCTGCTGCGGATCAACGAGAAGATGGCGGAAGTGATCGGCCGTCCCGAGGACGAAGTCCGCGGCCTGCACCTGACCGAATTCCTGCAAGGGCCGACGTTCGAGGAAGCCGAGCGGCGGGTCCTACGGGTGGCAAAGACCGGTGAGCCGGACTACATGGAGCACGAGGTCAGTACACCGCCCGGAAGCAAGGCGCACCCTTGGGTCGCCCAATTCTTCCCGCTCAAGGACGCGGCCGGCGAGGTGAGTGCGGTGAGCCTGGCGGTGTACGACTACACCCAGCAGCATTACTCACGGCAACGGCTACAACTGCTGAGCGAGGCCAGGACCCGCATCGGCACCACCCTTGACGTGGCCGGGACGGCCCGGGAACTGGCCGAGGTCGCCGTTCCCCGCTTCGCCGACTTCGTCACCGTCGACCTGTTCGACGCCGTTTTCCAGGGTGAGCAGCCCGGTCCCGTTCTCGCCGGCCGTGGTGCGGCGCTGCGCCGGGCCGCGAACCGGTCTGTTTACGAGTGGGCGGGGGAGGCCGCACTTTCCGTCGGCCAGAGCCAGGTCCATCTATCGTCTTCTCCTGTCACCCGCTCCGTCATCACTGGCCGTGCCGAACTGCATGGCATCACCGACCCGGAGATCGTCGGTTGGCTCGCCGATGATCCGGTACGCGCGGACCTGTGCCGCAGGTATGGGGCGCATTCGCTGATCACAGTGCCGATCCGCGCCCGGGGCACGACCCTGGGTACGGTCCTGTTCCTGCGCCATGCCGCATGTCCGGAGCCCTTCAGCCTCGAGGATCTGGCGTTCGCGGAGGACCTGGTCGCCAGGGTCGCGCTCCACGTGGACAACGCCCGCCGGTACACGCGCGAACGTGGCATCGCGCTGGCGCTTCAGCGCGCCCTGCTGCCCCCGAGCCCGATCCCCCATGCCGCGGTGGAGATGGCCGCCCGCTACCTGCCGGCGGGCGGCGATGCCGAGGTGGGCGGCGACTGGTTCGACGTGATTCCGTTGCCCGGCGCACGGATCGGCCTCGCAGTCGGCGACGTCGTCGGGCACGGCATCAACGCCGCCGCCACCATGGGGCGCCTGCGCACCGCCGTGCGGACGCTGGCGGACGTCGACCTGCCTCCGGACGAGCTCCTCACCCACCTCGACGACATGGTGACCCACGCCGCGTATGAGCGTGAGGCGGAGAGCTCCAAGAGCGTCGGCGACATGGGCGAGTCTTCCGGGGACGTCGGGGCGAGCTGCCTGTACGCGATCTACGATCCAGTCTCCCGCACCTTCTCCATGAGTCGGGCGGGCCATCCCGCCCCGATCCTGGTCCATCCGGACGGCACCCCACGCGTCCTCGACCTGCCTGCCGGCCCGCCGCTCGGCCTGGGCAGCCTTCCCTTCGAGGCAACCGACATCACGGTGCCCGAAGGCAGCCTGCTGGCCGTGTTCACCGACGGGCTCCTCGAGACGCGCGAGCACGACATCGATGAACGGCTCGATACGCTCTGCCGCGTCCTGGCCCGTCGCGTTCCCACGCTGGAAGCTCTTTGCGACACGGTCCTGGAGACACTGCGGACCGAGTCCCAGGCCGATGACATAGCACTGCTCATCGCTCGCACCCGGGCCCTCCACCAGGACCATGTCGCCTCCTGGGAGATCCCCGGTGATCCGGCTGCCGTGGCCGAGGCTCGCAAGCATGCCTCCGACTGCCTCACGGCATGGGGGCTTCAGGAGTCCGCCTTCGTGACCGAGCTGGTGGTCAGCGAACTGGTCACCAACGCCATCCGTCACGCCGCCGACCCGATACGGCTCCGGCTGATCAAGGACCAGTCGCTGATCTGCGAAGTCTCCGACGGCAGCAGTACGAGCCCGCATCTGCGCCGGGCACGCCTGTCCGACGAGGGCGGCCGGGGCCTTTTCCTCGTCGCCGAGTGCACCGAACGCTGGGGCACTCGCCACACCCGCGACGGCAAGATCATCTGGGCCGAGCAGCGCCTCGTGCCCTCCCCCGTATGA